Proteins co-encoded in one Arthrobacter sp. ERGS1:01 genomic window:
- a CDS encoding ABC transporter substrate-binding protein: MEHLNTAAEKGIFSRRSVLAASGLAVVSAAFLTACGPGGSALPQASSGGSGALAKAGGTLRIARPPASQAETLDPASSLSAYEYLGALYNRLVRLDEKGVVQPDLAESWETSKDALTWTFHLRKGVQWHDGKPLTATDVVYTFAHMLDPETKSPQAGVLSPFITAKSATAKDAQTVVVALTSPNAEFASLMTGYNCYVIPAGSAATIGSTGIGTGPFKLASFTPAGPGKIVRNDGYFGDKPKLDTIEFSSIPDTQARVNALLAGQIDLISQTNLDYATSQTVLASSIATVSNVKNAQWYTVPMLNTSPEFKDRNVRLALAHAYNPKDVMQLAVHGNGTVARNNPVPPTEAYYLDYGLDYDPDLSKSLLKKAGHDSLSLDIWTSTYDSVLTPLALAMKGSVAGSGFNLNVKTSAADSYYTDVWMKKPLMTSYWYTGRPIDQLLNQIFRSGSSYNENAYANPAFDKILDQARATVDDAKRKTLYQDAQKFLIDDGGSLTPFFADRLVGLSKKVAGYKEYGFEFDYINIGLAG, encoded by the coding sequence ATGGAACACTTGAACACCGCCGCAGAAAAAGGCATATTCTCCCGGCGCAGCGTCCTGGCCGCATCCGGCCTCGCCGTCGTATCGGCCGCCTTCCTCACCGCCTGCGGCCCCGGCGGTTCAGCACTTCCGCAGGCATCCTCGGGCGGCTCGGGAGCCCTCGCCAAAGCCGGCGGAACGCTGCGGATTGCCCGCCCGCCGGCGTCCCAGGCCGAAACCCTGGATCCCGCCAGCTCACTGTCCGCTTATGAGTACCTGGGCGCCCTCTACAACCGCCTGGTGCGCCTGGACGAGAAGGGCGTGGTCCAGCCGGACCTGGCCGAATCCTGGGAAACATCGAAGGATGCCCTCACCTGGACCTTCCACCTGCGCAAGGGTGTGCAATGGCATGACGGCAAACCCCTGACTGCCACGGATGTTGTCTACACCTTCGCGCACATGCTTGACCCGGAAACCAAGAGCCCGCAGGCAGGTGTCCTTTCCCCGTTCATCACCGCAAAGTCCGCTACCGCGAAAGATGCCCAGACGGTGGTGGTCGCCCTGACCTCCCCGAACGCAGAGTTCGCCAGCCTCATGACCGGCTACAACTGCTACGTCATCCCCGCCGGTTCCGCCGCAACCATCGGCTCCACGGGGATCGGCACCGGTCCGTTCAAGCTCGCATCCTTCACTCCCGCCGGCCCCGGAAAGATCGTCCGCAATGACGGGTACTTTGGCGACAAGCCCAAGCTGGACACGATCGAGTTCTCCTCCATCCCCGACACACAGGCCCGCGTCAACGCCCTCCTGGCCGGCCAGATCGACCTGATCTCGCAGACCAACCTGGACTACGCAACCTCGCAAACCGTGTTGGCCTCGAGCATCGCGACCGTCAGCAACGTCAAGAACGCCCAGTGGTACACCGTGCCCATGCTGAACACGTCCCCCGAATTCAAGGATCGAAACGTCCGGCTCGCCCTGGCCCACGCCTACAACCCGAAGGACGTCATGCAGCTGGCGGTGCACGGCAATGGCACGGTCGCCCGCAACAATCCCGTGCCGCCCACCGAGGCCTACTACCTGGATTACGGACTGGACTATGACCCCGATCTGTCCAAGTCGCTGCTGAAGAAGGCCGGCCACGACTCCCTGTCCCTTGACATCTGGACCTCCACCTACGATTCCGTGCTCACCCCGTTGGCCCTGGCCATGAAGGGCAGCGTCGCGGGCTCCGGTTTCAACCTGAACGTCAAGACATCCGCGGCCGATTCGTATTACACGGATGTCTGGATGAAAAAGCCGCTCATGACCAGCTACTGGTACACGGGCCGGCCCATCGACCAGCTGCTGAACCAGATCTTCCGTTCGGGCTCCTCTTACAACGAAAACGCCTACGCCAACCCCGCCTTCGACAAGATCCTTGACCAGGCTCGTGCCACGGTGGATGACGCCAAGCGCAAGACCCTGTACCAGGACGCCCAAAAGTTCCTGATTGACGACGGCGGATCCCTGACGCCGTTCTTTGCCGACCGTTTGGTCGGCCTGAGCAAGAAGGTTGCCGGCTACAAGGAATACGGCTTTGAGTTCGACTACATCAACATCGGACTGGCCGGATAA
- a CDS encoding ABC transporter permease — protein MLTRFVLPRLGWAVVTILLATILVFGAMQALPGDAATQILGQNATPDAVATLRRQLGLDQPPLERFISWLGHALTGNFGTSLVSGQPVGSEVGRALLNTSFLAGITIVVGFTLALVTGLVAGLCRDRWPDSLISTLALVGMSIPEFIVATLLVLAFSITIPIFPAVVVAGQNATIAELLPSMTLPSLSLMFVASAYIVRMMRTSVIDVMETDYVHTARLKGISMPRLVLKHVVPSAILPTLNVVAMNVAWLIGGVVVVESIFNYPGMGSLMIRSVQSRDLPTILLITVIGALTFVVCNLLADLAATLLNPRLRHPRNAK, from the coding sequence ATGCTTACACGCTTTGTACTTCCGCGCCTTGGCTGGGCTGTTGTCACCATTTTGCTGGCGACCATCCTGGTGTTTGGGGCCATGCAGGCCCTGCCGGGGGATGCGGCAACCCAGATCTTGGGCCAAAACGCCACCCCTGATGCCGTGGCAACCCTGCGCCGGCAACTTGGGCTTGACCAACCTCCGCTGGAACGCTTCATCTCCTGGCTGGGACATGCACTGACCGGCAACTTCGGCACATCCCTCGTCAGCGGCCAGCCCGTGGGTTCAGAAGTGGGACGGGCACTACTCAATACCTCCTTCCTTGCCGGAATCACCATTGTGGTGGGCTTCACCCTTGCCTTGGTGACGGGCCTGGTGGCGGGCCTGTGCCGGGACCGCTGGCCGGACTCGCTCATCTCAACCCTGGCCCTCGTGGGCATGAGCATCCCCGAATTCATTGTGGCTACGCTCCTGGTCCTGGCTTTTTCCATCACCATCCCGATCTTCCCCGCGGTGGTGGTGGCCGGCCAAAATGCCACGATTGCCGAACTGCTGCCGTCGATGACCCTGCCCTCGCTGTCCCTGATGTTCGTGGCCTCCGCCTACATCGTGCGTATGATGCGCACCTCGGTCATTGATGTCATGGAAACCGACTACGTACACACGGCCCGGCTGAAGGGGATTTCAATGCCCCGCCTTGTCCTCAAGCATGTGGTGCCCAGCGCCATTCTCCCCACCTTGAATGTCGTGGCCATGAACGTCGCCTGGCTGATCGGCGGCGTCGTGGTGGTCGAGAGCATCTTCAACTATCCGGGCATGGGATCACTCATGATCCGTTCGGTCCAAAGCCGGGACCTGCCGACCATCCTGCTCATCACCGTGATCGGCGCCCTGACATTTGTGGTCTGCAACCTGTTGGCAGACCTGGCTGCAACGCTCCTCAACCCCCGCCTCCGGCACCCAAGGAACGCGAAATGA
- a CDS encoding ABC transporter permease has protein sequence MTSPTIVVENIQTSRGFLPGLGQVVRSILRSKSATLGFALVILQILLAVLAPLIAPGNPTENNPAAVLQLPGGPYPLGTDTLGRDILSRTLYGGQYALTVSFIATTLAVVLGTVIAGLAAFYGGWIDQVITRLLDSVLAVPAILAMLVLVTVFGSGPEVIVLAVVVVYTGGVTRVVRAAAMDIMPKDYIVAARARGEGVFYILSREVFPNILDVVLVEFAMRASWVVLLVSSLSFLGFGANPPTPDWGLMVAENRSLMAVVPLATLAPIVFLATLIVGLNLAADGLAKSLGVDRMKEILG, from the coding sequence ATGACCTCACCCACGATTGTCGTCGAAAACATCCAAACCTCCCGCGGGTTCCTGCCAGGCCTGGGGCAGGTGGTCCGATCCATCCTGCGTTCGAAGTCCGCCACCCTTGGTTTTGCCCTGGTGATCCTGCAAATCCTGCTGGCGGTCCTTGCACCCTTGATCGCGCCGGGAAACCCCACGGAAAACAACCCGGCGGCCGTGCTTCAGCTCCCCGGCGGGCCGTACCCGCTGGGCACCGACACGCTGGGCCGGGATATTCTCTCCAGGACCCTTTATGGCGGGCAGTATGCGCTTACCGTCAGCTTCATCGCCACCACCCTGGCCGTGGTGCTGGGAACAGTTATCGCAGGACTTGCGGCGTTCTACGGGGGCTGGATTGACCAGGTCATCACCCGCCTGCTCGACTCCGTCCTTGCCGTCCCGGCAATCCTCGCGATGCTGGTCCTTGTAACAGTCTTCGGCTCCGGGCCCGAAGTCATTGTGTTGGCCGTGGTGGTGGTCTATACCGGCGGGGTCACCCGAGTGGTGCGAGCCGCCGCCATGGACATCATGCCCAAGGACTACATTGTCGCCGCCAGGGCCCGCGGTGAAGGCGTCTTCTACATCCTCAGCCGCGAAGTGTTCCCCAACATCCTGGACGTGGTGCTGGTGGAGTTCGCCATGCGCGCCTCCTGGGTGGTGCTCCTCGTCAGCTCACTGTCATTCCTCGGCTTCGGCGCAAACCCGCCAACTCCCGACTGGGGTCTCATGGTCGCGGAAAACCGCAGCCTGATGGCCGTCGTACCCCTGGCAACCCTTGCCCCGATCGTCTTCCTGGCGACGCTCATCGTGGGTTTGAACCTAGCCGCCGACGGGCTCGCCAAGAGCCTTGGAGTGGACCGCATGAAGGAGATTTTGGGATGA
- a CDS encoding ABC transporter ATP-binding protein produces MSTATQETLAIDVRDLDIAYMSGKRRVDVLSGINVKLANGEVLGLVGESGSGKSTMAGVLLASLRTSSFVNSGTVHLAGVDVFKLRGKDLREFRASHVALVPQNAGAALTPTMRIGEQLAEGFRLDAASSASRESKRARAIELLDLVRLPNAAAALDKYPHQFSGGQQQRIGIAMALAARPKLLVLDEPTTGLDVVTQAAILDTLNRLHEELGMAMVLVSHDLGVIDKMCSQVAVLRRGKVVEFGSTRSVLKNPTHPYTKGLLASVPRVTVPGIPPSLDDAAIDAFDNGGDMPVVDTELFQRVAPQGTAPVLSIRGLSVDYNRKPKPGSAPTVLDVDLDVHAGEIVALVGESGSGKSTIANVVAGLQKRQTGELTLDGTTELAPTVAHRAKGVRRAIQIIFQNADTSLNPRRSVRDAVTRPLRLFNVKGLSAEEALAEVGLPGNFGQRLPGQLSGGQRQRVGIARAVSAGPTLVLADEIVSALDVSVQSSILRLMDRLSRENNIGFLFITHDLAVVRSVADRVVVLYLGRIVEEGSVAEIFGNVSHPYTKLLMNSVIEVGDDHAAAPAPGQDEVPAGPPAQGCPFASRCPLVMDICRTTRPPAVELSGTHSIRCHAPLEELSHA; encoded by the coding sequence ATGAGCACCGCTACACAGGAAACTCTTGCCATCGACGTGCGGGACCTCGACATTGCGTACATGTCGGGGAAACGCCGCGTCGACGTTCTCTCCGGCATCAACGTGAAACTGGCCAACGGCGAGGTCCTGGGCCTGGTGGGCGAATCCGGCTCCGGCAAATCCACCATGGCAGGGGTGCTCCTCGCCTCCCTGCGGACGTCGTCGTTTGTGAACAGCGGAACCGTGCACCTGGCCGGCGTCGACGTATTCAAGCTCCGCGGAAAGGACCTGCGTGAATTCCGGGCCTCGCACGTTGCCCTGGTGCCACAAAATGCCGGGGCCGCGCTAACGCCCACCATGCGGATCGGCGAACAGCTGGCCGAAGGTTTCCGGCTGGACGCCGCATCAAGCGCAAGCCGCGAATCGAAGCGGGCCCGGGCCATCGAACTGCTCGACCTGGTCAGGCTGCCCAATGCCGCAGCAGCTTTGGACAAGTACCCGCACCAGTTCTCCGGAGGGCAGCAGCAGCGCATTGGAATTGCCATGGCACTTGCCGCGCGCCCGAAACTGCTGGTTCTCGACGAGCCGACGACAGGCCTGGACGTGGTGACCCAGGCAGCCATTCTTGACACGCTGAACCGGCTGCACGAGGAACTGGGCATGGCCATGGTCCTGGTCAGCCACGACCTGGGCGTCATCGACAAAATGTGCAGCCAGGTTGCCGTGCTCCGTCGCGGCAAGGTCGTCGAATTCGGGAGCACCCGTTCCGTCCTGAAGAACCCCACTCACCCCTACACGAAGGGCCTGCTGGCCAGTGTTCCGCGCGTCACTGTCCCCGGCATCCCGCCAAGCCTGGACGACGCCGCGATCGACGCCTTCGACAATGGTGGGGACATGCCTGTCGTGGACACCGAACTCTTCCAACGTGTTGCCCCGCAAGGGACCGCGCCGGTCCTTTCCATTCGAGGCCTGAGCGTCGACTACAACCGCAAACCCAAGCCGGGAAGCGCGCCCACCGTCTTAGACGTCGACCTCGACGTGCACGCGGGGGAGATCGTGGCCCTGGTGGGCGAGTCCGGGTCTGGAAAATCAACGATCGCCAACGTGGTGGCCGGGCTGCAGAAACGCCAGACGGGTGAACTCACCCTTGACGGCACCACGGAATTGGCCCCGACCGTTGCGCACCGCGCCAAAGGGGTGCGCCGGGCGATCCAAATCATCTTCCAAAACGCTGACACCTCCCTCAACCCGCGACGCAGCGTCCGCGACGCCGTCACCCGCCCGCTGCGACTGTTCAACGTCAAGGGCCTCTCCGCCGAAGAGGCGTTGGCGGAAGTGGGCCTGCCCGGCAACTTTGGCCAGCGCCTGCCCGGGCAACTCTCCGGAGGCCAGCGGCAGCGGGTTGGCATTGCCAGGGCCGTCTCGGCCGGCCCCACCCTGGTGCTCGCGGATGAGATTGTTTCGGCATTGGACGTGTCCGTGCAGTCCTCGATCCTGCGCCTGATGGACAGGCTGTCACGGGAGAACAACATTGGCTTCCTGTTCATCACCCACGACCTTGCCGTCGTGCGAAGCGTTGCCGACCGGGTCGTAGTGCTGTACCTGGGGCGAATCGTCGAGGAGGGGTCGGTGGCCGAGATCTTCGGCAACGTCTCCCACCCGTACACGAAACTCCTGATGAATTCGGTGATCGAGGTCGGAGATGACCACGCGGCCGCCCCGGCCCCCGGGCAGGACGAGGTTCCTGCGGGCCCTCCGGCGCAGGGCTGCCCCTTCGCCAGCCGATGCCCGCTGGTCATGGACATTTGCCGGACGACACGGCCCCCTGCCGTGGAATTGAGCGGCACCCACAGCATCCGCTGCCATGCGCCGTTGGAAGAACTCTCACACGCCTAA
- a CDS encoding CocE/NonD family hydrolase, whose product MKITTEFPRTVTVMENVFIPMSDGAMLAATIWLPEDAVDRPVPVLLEYLPYRRGDWTAPRDAQRHPWYAGHGYASVRVDMRGSGDSDGFMADEYHLQEQEDGLEVIAWLASRPWSTGKVGMFGISWGGFNGLQIAARRPEALKAIVTVCSTDDRYADDVHYYGGALLGIDMAAWAGTMFAFQTRPPVPWRVGEKWEAMWNERLAGLQPFSEIWMSHQERDDYWQHGSVCEDYSDIQAAVLAVGGWADPYRNAVLRLVENLDAPAKGIIGPWSHQYPDIERTPGPNIGFLQETLRWWDHWLKDEDTGVMDEPALRLYHQESVRPATKYQVRHGAWVGLPSWPAPQISPVSYNFARDLRTLAAGPGGLVTVDTPQHVGVDAGRWFPFGNDSDLPPDQRGEDGRSVVFDSAVRTDDLNMLGFPRLNLRVSATTPRANIMARLTDVAPDGSSTLITRGALNLAKRDGMDRADDVVPGTWMDVSLEMTSISWTIPAGHKLRVALSTTYWPWLWPHGERGAITLDPAGCDLHLGHLAPSAFTGPQPVFAEPEQAAPLAVVAKPTPETMPEREVRYEPDTETWVLTVDPKYGGYRVYPDGMTYGEQAVEKYTISRNDPLSAMAESSWIIEMERGDWKVRSETESRITSTATHFRLFNKVKTYLNGNVHFEKTFEKEIKRTSV is encoded by the coding sequence ATGAAGATCACCACCGAGTTTCCCCGGACCGTCACGGTCATGGAAAACGTGTTCATCCCCATGAGCGACGGTGCCATGCTGGCGGCAACCATCTGGCTCCCGGAAGACGCCGTCGACCGCCCGGTGCCGGTGCTGCTGGAGTACCTTCCCTACCGACGCGGTGACTGGACGGCCCCCCGTGACGCTCAACGCCACCCGTGGTACGCCGGGCACGGTTACGCCTCGGTGCGGGTCGACATGCGGGGATCCGGGGATTCAGACGGTTTCATGGCGGACGAGTATCACCTCCAAGAACAAGAAGACGGCCTTGAGGTCATCGCCTGGCTCGCCAGCCGGCCGTGGTCCACGGGGAAGGTGGGAATGTTTGGCATCTCCTGGGGCGGCTTCAACGGCCTGCAAATTGCAGCCCGGCGCCCGGAGGCGCTGAAGGCCATCGTCACCGTGTGTTCCACGGACGACAGGTACGCCGACGACGTCCACTACTACGGGGGCGCGCTTCTTGGCATCGATATGGCCGCCTGGGCCGGGACCATGTTTGCCTTCCAGACCCGCCCGCCCGTGCCGTGGCGAGTGGGCGAGAAGTGGGAGGCAATGTGGAACGAACGGCTCGCGGGCCTGCAGCCCTTCAGTGAAATCTGGATGTCCCACCAGGAACGGGACGACTACTGGCAGCATGGTTCCGTCTGCGAGGACTACTCGGACATCCAGGCGGCAGTCTTGGCCGTCGGAGGATGGGCCGACCCGTACCGAAACGCCGTCCTGCGGCTTGTGGAGAACCTCGACGCCCCGGCCAAGGGAATCATCGGCCCGTGGTCGCACCAATATCCGGACATTGAGCGGACCCCGGGGCCAAACATCGGCTTCCTGCAGGAGACGTTGCGATGGTGGGACCACTGGCTCAAGGACGAAGACACCGGCGTGATGGATGAACCTGCATTGCGCCTCTATCACCAAGAGTCGGTCCGCCCGGCGACCAAATACCAGGTGCGCCACGGAGCCTGGGTTGGCTTGCCGTCCTGGCCGGCCCCCCAGATTTCCCCCGTTTCCTACAATTTTGCGCGGGACCTGCGCACCCTCGCGGCGGGCCCCGGCGGGCTCGTCACCGTCGACACGCCGCAGCATGTTGGTGTCGACGCGGGCCGGTGGTTCCCCTTCGGCAACGACTCGGACCTGCCGCCGGACCAAAGGGGCGAGGACGGCCGGTCGGTCGTGTTCGACTCCGCGGTCCGCACCGACGACCTGAACATGCTGGGCTTCCCGAGGCTGAACCTGCGGGTATCGGCCACCACGCCCCGCGCCAACATCATGGCACGGCTCACCGATGTGGCACCCGACGGCTCCTCCACGCTAATCACCCGTGGGGCACTAAACCTGGCCAAGCGTGACGGCATGGACAGGGCCGACGATGTTGTCCCCGGTACTTGGATGGACGTGTCCCTTGAAATGACGTCGATCTCATGGACCATTCCCGCGGGCCACAAGCTTCGCGTTGCACTGTCCACCACATACTGGCCCTGGCTCTGGCCACACGGCGAACGCGGAGCCATTACCTTGGACCCTGCCGGTTGCGATCTCCACCTGGGCCACCTGGCGCCGTCGGCCTTTACCGGACCGCAACCCGTCTTCGCCGAACCCGAACAGGCCGCACCCCTGGCCGTTGTGGCGAAGCCGACGCCGGAGACAATGCCGGAACGTGAAGTTCGTTATGAACCCGACACGGAAACCTGGGTACTGACGGTGGACCCGAAATACGGCGGTTACCGGGTCTACCCGGACGGCATGACGTATGGTGAGCAGGCGGTGGAAAAGTACACCATTTCCCGCAACGACCCTCTGTCAGCGATGGCGGAGTCCAGCTGGATTATTGAGATGGAACGCGGTGACTGGAAGGTTCGCAGTGAAACCGAATCGCGCATTACCTCGACGGCCACACATTTCCGGCTCTTTAACAAAGTAAAGACATACTTGAACGGGAACGTTCATTTTGAAAAGACTTTCGAAAAAGAGATTAAGCGAACGTCGGTTTAG
- a CDS encoding TetR/AcrR family transcriptional regulator, with amino-acid sequence MIESARDLIADKGLFNVQIRDISRACGVSPGTITYHFRSLEEVLWEVVKAETAEFYIPLREAAASSKHDKSTQLFGFLSGLFRPDADTRRHWMIWLDFWSAAAREDSYGEWMNSHYEAWWDALTGIIEQGVADGEFTCDDPRNFAVSTSSVVDGLAIQCYSRKARISVAEAQEHLLRHVRGGLGLD; translated from the coding sequence GTGATTGAATCCGCCCGGGACCTGATCGCGGACAAAGGGCTCTTCAACGTCCAAATCCGCGACATTTCAAGAGCCTGCGGGGTCTCCCCGGGGACCATTACCTACCATTTCCGCAGCCTTGAAGAAGTTTTGTGGGAAGTGGTCAAGGCTGAAACCGCAGAGTTCTACATTCCCCTGCGTGAGGCTGCGGCCAGCAGCAAACACGATAAATCGACCCAGCTGTTCGGCTTCCTGAGCGGGCTGTTCCGACCGGACGCCGACACTCGACGGCACTGGATGATCTGGCTTGATTTCTGGTCCGCCGCTGCGAGGGAGGACTCCTACGGTGAATGGATGAACAGCCACTATGAAGCCTGGTGGGACGCGCTGACCGGGATCATCGAACAGGGTGTGGCCGACGGAGAATTCACCTGCGATGATCCGCGGAATTTTGCCGTTTCCACAAGTTCGGTAGTGGATGGCCTGGCCATCCAATGCTATTCAAGGAAGGCCCGCATCTCGGTAGCCGAAGCGCAGGAACACCTTCTTCGGCATGTCCGTGGAGGATTGGGTCTGGACTAA
- a CDS encoding NAD(P)/FAD-dependent oxidoreductase, whose product MQDVIIVGGGAAGLSAALLLGRSRRSVTIIDDGRPRNAPADGVHGFLTRDGVAPLELTRLGRADLAPYDVRIEDGIVAGAERTDNGFRVVLEDGTAFKARRVLVTTGLTDVLPDIPGLAERWGKDLAHCPYCHGWEIRDRAIGVIGNGSFAAHQALLFRQWSDNITLFLNDAPQTADVELVQLAARGIRVVPGTVRRVVSTDEAVSGVELDDGTTHAIQALTTQPRAVARAAFLTGLGLVPTTTPFGETIESDDVGLTAVPGVWAAGNVKDMKATVLAAAQGGAAAAVAINMDLMVEEVAEAVAAHSA is encoded by the coding sequence ATGCAAGACGTAATCATCGTTGGCGGCGGCGCGGCAGGACTCAGCGCGGCACTTCTTTTGGGCCGTTCCCGGCGATCCGTGACGATAATCGACGACGGCCGGCCGCGCAACGCACCCGCCGACGGCGTCCACGGTTTCCTCACGCGCGACGGCGTGGCTCCCCTCGAGTTGACCCGCCTGGGCCGGGCGGACCTGGCCCCCTACGACGTGCGGATCGAAGACGGAATAGTTGCCGGCGCCGAACGCACCGACAACGGCTTCCGAGTGGTCCTCGAAGACGGCACCGCCTTCAAGGCGCGCCGCGTCCTCGTCACAACCGGTCTGACGGACGTGCTCCCCGACATTCCCGGGCTCGCCGAGCGGTGGGGCAAGGACCTGGCGCACTGCCCCTACTGTCACGGCTGGGAAATCCGGGACCGCGCCATTGGCGTGATCGGCAATGGTTCATTTGCGGCGCACCAGGCATTGTTGTTCCGCCAGTGGTCGGACAACATCACGCTGTTCCTGAACGACGCTCCCCAGACTGCCGACGTCGAACTTGTCCAGCTTGCGGCCCGGGGCATCCGGGTGGTGCCGGGCACAGTGCGCCGGGTGGTGAGCACCGACGAGGCCGTCAGCGGCGTGGAGCTCGACGACGGCACCACGCACGCCATCCAGGCGCTGACCACCCAGCCGCGCGCGGTGGCCCGGGCGGCGTTCCTCACCGGGCTCGGCCTCGTCCCGACGACCACCCCGTTTGGCGAGACGATCGAGTCCGACGATGTGGGCCTGACCGCTGTTCCCGGCGTATGGGCGGCCGGCAATGTCAAGGACATGAAGGCCACGGTGCTGGCCGCCGCGCAGGGAGGCGCCGCGGCCGCCGTCGCCATCAACATGGACCTCATGGTGGAGGAGGTCGCCGAGGCGGTGGCCGCACACTCCGCGTAG
- a CDS encoding helix-turn-helix domain-containing protein, translated as MSDDTEQVLSGVGPRLKALRLQRNMTLAGLAAATGISVSTLSRLESGQRRPNLELLLPLARSYAVPLDELVGAPATGDPRVHLRPVRRNGQTIVPLSRGGSGGLQAFKHLLPGGDKLPSPEPKVHEGYEWMYVLRGQLRVVLGERDFVLKQGEAAEFDTRTPHWFGRATPESVEFLTLFGPQGERMHVRAAPAK; from the coding sequence ATGAGCGATGACACCGAACAAGTACTTTCCGGCGTGGGCCCGCGGCTGAAGGCACTGCGACTGCAGCGGAACATGACGCTGGCCGGGTTGGCCGCGGCCACGGGAATTTCCGTCAGCACCTTGTCGCGGCTGGAATCCGGCCAGCGCCGCCCCAACCTGGAGTTGCTGCTGCCGCTGGCTCGAAGCTACGCAGTGCCGCTGGATGAATTGGTGGGTGCGCCGGCCACGGGGGATCCGCGCGTGCACCTGCGCCCGGTGAGACGGAACGGGCAGACCATTGTGCCGTTGAGCCGCGGCGGGTCCGGCGGGCTCCAAGCCTTCAAGCACCTGCTTCCCGGCGGGGACAAGCTGCCCAGCCCCGAGCCGAAGGTCCACGAGGGTTATGAGTGGATGTATGTCCTGCGGGGGCAACTGCGCGTGGTGCTGGGGGAGCGCGACTTTGTGCTCAAGCAGGGCGAGGCGGCAGAGTTCGACACCCGCACGCCGCACTGGTTTGGCCGGGCCACCCCGGAAAGCGTGGAGTTCCTGACGCTCTTTGGCCCCCAGGGCGAGCGCATGCACGTCCGGGCCGCCCCCGCGAAGTAG
- a CDS encoding aminoglycoside phosphotransferase family protein, giving the protein MLIEKLHLDEVDIETDAVAHMLARQFPQWSGCPLEPLYPAGTDNVMFNLGGHYAVRLPRTPSAARTLAKELAYPPMLAPLLPAAIPTIVATGVPTGAYPFTWTVSRWIPGRNPLPGHAPDAMPVRLAGFVKALHSIVPPAPTRDLQSYRGGPLAARDLETRAAIARCRGDFDTGRLTRAWDIALAAPPGTGPATWIHTDLQPGNLLVDRGTLSGVIDWGGLSIGDPAVDLIVAWNLLDHAGRRAFRDNLDVADGDWERGRGWALSIGLVAYPYYVDSNPALAAVSKYQIEQVLAELG; this is encoded by the coding sequence ATGCTGATCGAAAAGCTGCACCTCGACGAGGTGGACATCGAGACGGACGCCGTGGCGCACATGCTTGCCCGGCAATTTCCGCAGTGGTCGGGTTGTCCGCTTGAGCCCCTGTATCCGGCCGGCACGGACAATGTGATGTTCAACCTGGGCGGCCACTATGCGGTGCGGCTGCCCCGGACGCCGTCGGCCGCCAGGACCCTGGCAAAGGAACTTGCGTACCCGCCCATGCTGGCTCCCCTGTTGCCGGCGGCCATTCCAACCATCGTCGCCACGGGGGTGCCCACCGGGGCCTACCCCTTCACGTGGACGGTCTCGCGGTGGATTCCGGGCCGCAATCCCCTTCCCGGGCATGCCCCGGATGCCATGCCTGTTCGGCTGGCCGGGTTTGTCAAGGCATTGCACAGCATTGTGCCGCCCGCACCAACCCGGGACCTGCAGTCCTATCGGGGCGGACCGCTCGCAGCACGTGATCTTGAAACCCGTGCCGCCATTGCCCGATGCCGCGGCGACTTTGATACCGGCCGGCTCACCCGCGCCTGGGACATCGCGCTCGCAGCTCCGCCGGGCACCGGGCCGGCCACTTGGATCCACACGGACCTGCAGCCGGGAAACCTATTGGTGGACCGCGGCACGTTGTCGGGCGTGATCGACTGGGGCGGCCTGTCCATTGGCGACCCCGCCGTGGACTTGATCGTCGCGTGGAACCTGTTGGACCACGCAGGTCGGCGGGCGTTCCGGGACAACCTCGACGTGGCGGACGGGGACTGGGAACGCGGGCGCGGCTGGGCCCTGTCCATCGGCCTGGTTGCCTACCCGTATTACGTTGATTCCAACCCGGCACTGGCGGCCGTGTCGAAATACCAGATCGAACAGGTGCTGGCAGAGCTCGGCTGA